The Methanobrevibacter sp. genome has a window encoding:
- a CDS encoding Ig-like domain-containing protein, which translates to MNGGVKITKRMTIPVLLLIFTILSISSVSANDADNNIAIDENNLNYASNVNSLQNLLNNQLSSNDCSFEQSSDSSSEHADNEDSICEEFLETDSDSETDEGDLDPSSDNSDNDDELNQSQLTIVNSTIVYGKNLELILSSNDAALAGENLILEINGTNHTLISDSTGKACYQISLLPGSYDISVYYLGNELYAPSNKTFTLNVLNIASSFTVSSAKVMNGYYLYVYLNDADGNPINGENITLDIASSKYTAKTSNGKAGFKIKLDPGKYSAKLSYVGNSIYSPSSNAFTLNVVKNQPSFKYGKKVQRLNYLYVYLRDGAGKAISGKKVTIKIGSKKYSKTTNSKGRVSLKISKPCGKYVVKLKYAGNSIYSKAYKKYTLKVIKNKAYFEAGSSISALSYFKAYLKNNAGKAIKNKKVTIKVGSKKYTRTTNSNGRITYYIKAPGTYKIRLYYYGNSYYAYTYKYVKLKVTKRATKVYPKTQTVLKGSYLRVYLKDSSNKAIKDQKVSITVNGKTYDKITNSKGLTSLKISLKKGSYNVTLKYAGNKYYKSSSKTFNMEVILGSGLKISKKTIVLDSDLIYNTARDLKLLNDMASLLRAKGYKVIVNSKIGPNTHNNDVMNYEDVCVFSIYGGVDSGMFVDKASNWFQYYLDHNDNQIVLGFLSPPVTKDLATLNWLERAHDDDYSPENFTGLANPGLYINEEVGANYVYGSNAAQLVNNFLNYAVNGKSIGISGAS; encoded by the coding sequence ATGAATGGAGGTGTTAAGATTACGAAGAGAATGACAATACCGGTATTGTTGTTGATATTCACAATATTAAGTATTTCTTCGGTATCGGCAAATGATGCTGATAACAATATTGCAATTGATGAAAACAATTTGAATTATGCATCTAATGTGAATTCCTTGCAAAATTTATTAAATAATCAATTAAGTTCAAATGATTGTTCTTTTGAACAAAGCAGTGATTCTTCATCAGAACATGCGGATAATGAGGACAGCATTTGTGAGGAATTCTTAGAAACAGATTCTGATAGTGAAACCGATGAAGGGGATTTGGATCCTTCTTCGGATAATTCAGATAATGATGATGAATTAAATCAAAGCCAGTTGACCATTGTCAATTCCACTATCGTATATGGCAAGAATCTGGAACTGATTTTAAGTTCAAATGATGCCGCATTAGCTGGTGAAAATCTAATCTTGGAAATTAACGGCACTAATCATACTCTCATAAGCGATTCAACAGGAAAAGCATGCTATCAGATATCCTTATTGCCTGGAAGTTATGATATTTCTGTGTATTACCTGGGAAATGAGTTGTATGCCCCGTCTAATAAAACGTTCACACTGAATGTTTTAAATATTGCTTCAAGCTTTACAGTATCAAGTGCCAAGGTAATGAATGGATACTATCTTTATGTTTATCTAAATGATGCAGATGGCAATCCAATAAATGGGGAGAATATAACACTTGATATTGCTTCCAGCAAATATACTGCCAAGACTTCCAATGGAAAAGCAGGTTTTAAAATCAAACTGGATCCTGGGAAATACTCTGCAAAGTTGTCATATGTTGGAAACAGCATTTATTCTCCTTCAAGCAATGCATTTACATTGAATGTGGTGAAAAATCAGCCTAGTTTCAAATACGGCAAGAAGGTCCAGAGACTGAATTACCTGTATGTGTATTTAAGGGATGGTGCTGGAAAAGCCATCTCTGGAAAAAAGGTCACTATTAAAATAGGAAGCAAGAAGTATTCCAAGACTACTAATTCAAAGGGCAGAGTCTCATTGAAAATTTCAAAACCTTGTGGAAAGTATGTTGTCAAATTAAAATATGCTGGAAACAGCATATATTCCAAAGCCTATAAGAAATATACTCTTAAAGTCATAAAAAACAAGGCATATTTCGAGGCGGGCTCTTCTATTTCAGCACTCAGCTATTTCAAAGCTTATCTTAAGAACAATGCAGGAAAAGCCATTAAAAATAAGAAAGTTACCATTAAAGTAGGGAGCAAAAAATACACTCGCACTACAAATTCCAATGGTAGAATAACTTATTATATCAAGGCTCCGGGAACTTACAAAATCAGACTGTATTATTATGGAAACAGCTATTATGCATATACATATAAATATGTCAAGCTCAAGGTGACAAAGAGGGCAACCAAAGTTTATCCAAAAACTCAAACAGTCCTTAAAGGATCCTATTTGAGAGTTTACCTAAAAGATTCCTCAAACAAGGCTATCAAAGACCAGAAGGTTTCAATTACTGTAAATGGCAAGACCTATGATAAAATCACAAACTCCAAAGGTCTGACTAGTTTAAAGATTTCCTTGAAAAAGGGTTCCTATAATGTGACTCTCAAATATGCTGGAAATAAGTATTATAAATCATCCAGCAAAACATTTAATATGGAAGTAATTCTAGGTTCAGGACTCAAGATCTCTAAAAAGACCATTGTTCTGGATTCAGATCTTATTTACAACACGGCTAGGGATTTGAAGTTGTTGAATGATATGGCTTCTCTTCTTCGGGCTAAAGGCTACAAAGTCATTGTCAATTCCAAAATCGGACCTAACACACACAATAATGATGTCATGAATTATGAAGATGTGTGTGTATTCAGTATTTATGGAGGCGTTGATAGTGGAATGTTTGTAGATAAGGCTTCCAACTGGTTCCAATACTATTTAGACCATAATGATAATCAAATAGTATTAGGTTTCCTTTCTCCGCCCGTAACTAAGGATCTGGCTACTTTGAATTGGCTTGAAAGGGCACATGATGATGATTACAGTCCTGAAAATTTCACAGGTTTGGCAAATCCCGGACTTTATATTAATGAAGAAGTTGGGGCCAACTATGTTTATGGATCCAATGCGGCTCAATTGGTAAATAATTTCCTAAATTATGCTGTAAATGGTAAAAGCATAGGCATAAGCGGA